In Deltaproteobacteria bacterium, the genomic window GGAACCGATTGACGTGTTTGTCACCCACGATGGCGCCAAAAACTGGGAGCGGCTCGACTCGGTGTGGAATATTCCGTGGGTGTCGACGATCACGTACCCCGTCGCTGCGGTGGAGCCGCACGTGCGCGACATTACCATCGACCCTAAAGATCCGAAGACCATGTACGTCGCGTTGCAAGTGGGCTACATGTTGAAGACCATCGACGGTGGCAAGAACTGGGAGCTGCTCAATAAGAATCTTGACTGCGACGTGCACACGATCGTGCTCCATCCCGACGACGGCAACAAAGTTTTTATCGCCACCGGCGGCCATGACGCTCGCAAAGCTCAAGCGCCGGGCCGCGCGCTCTACAGCAGCGCCGATGGCGGCAAGAGTTGGGCGCCGATGGCGATGGAGTTCAAAGAAGAATACTCCGTGCCGCTGGCTGTGCATCCGACCAAACACAACGTGCTTTATTCGGCGGTGGCCAATGGCCAACCGGGGCAATGGCGCAAACGCAACGGCGACGCTCAAGCTTTCTTGATCCAATCTACCGACACTGGTAAAACCTGGAAGAAACTGGACGGTGCGGTCTCGCAGGCAAGCCAAAGTTTCGTCGAGAGTATCGCCTTCGATCCAGCCAATGCCGACCGGCTCTACGCCGCCCAACGAAGCGGCGACCTGTTCGGCAGCGACGACAGCGGCGCGAGCTGGTTCAAGCTGAACCTGGGGGTGCCGGAACTCTCCGACATGAAGACGGCGCACGCATAATAAAATCGTTTCGGGTTCCGGGTTTCGAGTTTTGGGTCTTCAGACTCGATCCGGAACCCGGATCAGTTAACCTGAAACCCAATGCGAGACCTTGCCCGATCGACTTAGTCAAGACGAAACCCGAAACGCGGAACTACTATTTATGGCAAATCTCGTCGGCTGCGTGGCCATGTCCCACGCGCCTCAATTGATGCTCGATCCGAGCCACTGGCATTTATTGAACAATCGCCAGCGGGAAAATCTCCCCGACAAGCCGGAGCTCGCCGGTGAGACCGATGATGTGAAGTGGACCAAGTGGAAGGGCTGCATGAGCGCCATCGAGCAGCTCCGGCAGAAAATCGAAGCGCTCAAGCCCGACGTGCTAATCGTCGTCGGCGACGATCAACATGAAAATCTTGTCGACGACAATATGCCGCCGTTTACGATTTTCATGGGCGCCGACGCCGAAGCGAGCCTTAGCTTGCGTTACTTAAATCAAGCCAAGTCGGAGAACCGCACCAAGTACAACATCGACGCCAAGATGGCCGAATCGTTGGTTCACGGTTTGATGGATCAGGGCTTCGATCCGTCCTATTCGAAAAAGACGCGCTACGATGGCGGTTTGGGCCACGCGTTTGCCCGCGTGCTCAAGTTTCTCGTGCCGAAGAACGAATGCCGGGTCATCCCGGTGATGGTGAATACTTATTATCCGCCGGCACCGTCGGCTAAACGATGCCTGCTCTTTGGTCAAACCTTGGCGAAGTTGATTCGCGAATATCCGAGCAACGATCGCGTCGTCATCGCCGCATCGGGCGGTTTAAGCCACACGAAGATCGACGAAGGGCTCGATCAAAAATTCCTCACGGCGCTCAAATCGAACGACACCGCTTACATGGGCGCCATGCCGTCGTCGGTGTTCCGCGAAGGCACATCCGAGATTTTAAATTGGATCGTCATCCAAGGCGCCGCCGATCGACCCGGCAAGCTGGTGGAATACTCGCCGCTCTACAGGACCAAGACTGGGGTCGGTTGCGCTATGGGATTTGCTTACTGGGAGTTGAACTAAGTTTAAGTTTAGCTCCCCGTGAGGTTGCGACAGCCCTCCGTGCTTTCATTTCCTAATCTGGACGACAGCTTTTGCCGAAAAAACCCGAAGAATGCTTCGACAAGTTCAGCATGAACGGATTTTGACGAGCAGGTTTTCTGATTCCGTTCGTCCTGAGATCGTCGAAGGACTCCGGACGGGTTTTCGGGAGAATCGAATACGGAAACTCCAAAAATGAAAAAGAAAATCATCGGCACTCCGACAATCCGTTCCGAAGGCCGCGAGAAAGTTTCCGGCACCGCCGTCTACGCAACCGACGTTGTGCTACCCAACATGCTGTGGGCAAAAGCGCTGCGCAGTCCGATTCCCTACGGCCGCATCAAACGCATCGACACGAGGAGTGCCGCGGTGCTGCCGGGCGTGCATGCGATCGTCACGGGCGCGGACTGTAGGGGCCAGATTATCGGGCGCAAAATCTATGACATGCCGGTGTTGCCTGACGCAGTCGTGCGTTTCGTCGGTGAGAAGGTGGCCGTGGTCGCGGCGGAGAGCGAAGAAGTCGCCGAGGCGGCTTGCGAGCTGATCGACGTCGAATATGAGGAGTTGGAACCGTTGCTTGATCCGTTCGCGGCGGCGCAGCCGGACGCGAATTTGCTCCATCCCAACCTGCAGAGCTATCGCGGCCTTTTGCACGAGATCAAAACGCCGAGCAACGTTTTCGTCGACATGACCTGGACTAAGGGTGACGTCGAAGCGGGCTTTCGCAGCGCCGACATGGTCGTCGAGAACACTTTTACGACGCAGCCAATGCACCAGGCTTACATCGAGCCGCACTCCTGTGTTGTTGCCATCGATTCGAAGGGCCGCGCCGATGTCTGGCACTGCTCAAAAGTCCCATTCGCGTTGCGCGAACAAGTGGCCAGCGCGTTCAAGAAAACCACCGAAGATTTTCTCATGCGGCCTTGCTACATCGGTGGTTGCTTTGGCGGCAAGGGCGATTTTATGGACGTGCCGGTGTGCTACATGTTGGCACTGAAAAGCGGCCGCCCGGTGAAGATGGTGATGGATTATTCAGAGGAGTTTATCGCCGGCAATCCGCGCCATGCGGCCATCGTCAAAGTAAAGACCGGCGTGAAAAAAGACGGCCGCCTCGTCGCGCACAAGATGGAATACCTCTACGACAGCGGCGCCTATGCGGCGTTCAAGCCGCAGGGATATCTGGTTGGGCCGAAGGAAGCCGCTGGGCCGTATAAGATTCCCAACGTCTACGTCAACGAAAAAATCGTCTACACCAACAAAATTCCCTGCGGTCATATGCGCGCGCCGGGCGAGCCGCAGGGCTTTTTCGCCAACGAATCCCAAATGACCCAACTGGCGGGCCACTTGGGGATGGATCCGATTGCGTTTCGCAAAATCAATTTGATGCACGATGGCGATACTTTACCGACCGGCCATGTCGTGCCGCACATTAGGAGCGATGAGACTTTAGCAGTGGCGCTAAACGCATCGGGCTACAACAAACCGAAGCGAAAAAATGTCGGTCGTGGCTTGGCGCTGGCGCAGTGGCTGCCGCTCGGCGGTGAGGGCCACGCGTTTGTCGAAGTGGACATGGAAGGACACATCACGGTTTCGACCGCGATGGTCGATCAAGGCGCGGGCACCTACACTTCGATGCGCCAGATTACGGCGAATGAGTTGCAGGTCCCCATCGAAGAAGTAGGGTGTCGGATTCTCGACACCAGCCGGGCTGCGGCTGACACTGGCGTGGGGGCGAGCCGGGCGACGCGGATTTTTGGCAACTCGACTCATGGCGCTGCGGTGCAGGTTAAGGAGAGACTCTTGCAG contains:
- a CDS encoding xanthine dehydrogenase family protein molybdopterin-binding subunit, whose amino-acid sequence is MKKKIIGTPTIRSEGREKVSGTAVYATDVVLPNMLWAKALRSPIPYGRIKRIDTRSAAVLPGVHAIVTGADCRGQIIGRKIYDMPVLPDAVVRFVGEKVAVVAAESEEVAEAACELIDVEYEELEPLLDPFAAAQPDANLLHPNLQSYRGLLHEIKTPSNVFVDMTWTKGDVEAGFRSADMVVENTFTTQPMHQAYIEPHSCVVAIDSKGRADVWHCSKVPFALREQVASAFKKTTEDFLMRPCYIGGCFGGKGDFMDVPVCYMLALKSGRPVKMVMDYSEEFIAGNPRHAAIVKVKTGVKKDGRLVAHKMEYLYDSGAYAAFKPQGYLVGPKEAAGPYKIPNVYVNEKIVYTNKIPCGHMRAPGEPQGFFANESQMTQLAGHLGMDPIAFRKINLMHDGDTLPTGHVVPHIRSDETLAVALNASGYNKPKRKNVGRGLALAQWLPLGGEGHAFVEVDMEGHITVSTAMVDQGAGTYTSMRQITANELQVPIEEVGCRILDTSRAAADTGVGASRATRIFGNSTHGAAVQVKERLLQAASEMLGASKNDLTLTGSGAVRGIGGKQISYREIVQKLGAPVRFEGAYKNFENGPEAALVVQVAEVEVDVETGQVVLKNFTTTHSTGTVINPLMHQGQIDGGVVTAIGYALMEQLVIEQGKVVTTNFGESKIPSIRDIPPLKTVIEEFPVGNGPYGGMSIGEPPVLVAAAAIANAVEDAVGVRIRDLPITAEKVLHGLLTTKSTKDTTLPS